Proteins from one Sphingopyxis terrae subsp. terrae NBRC 15098 genomic window:
- a CDS encoding alpha-E domain-containing protein — translation MLGKTAGSLFWMARYLERSENNARLIDAGFRIALTRSQTAPAEWRSILETAGVDQAFLATHDDYSSARVVDFLLRDPANPSSILSIVKHARDNARTARTALTREVWEAVNTSWMTLTDLLKRPVREDDLPDVLAAIRQQSAQVRGALTGTMLRNDGYNFARLGTFLERADNTARILDVKYYLLLPSVAHIGTSIDNVQWETILRSVSAHRAYRWLYGAEISALKIAEFLILYGQMPRSLAFCCAKMQDNLAWLQRGYGEETEAGRMADALCRQKLAGPIQAIFDGGLHEYLTDFLSANSALAMQIERDYRFVE, via the coding sequence ATGCTAGGCAAAACCGCAGGCAGCCTCTTCTGGATGGCGCGCTATCTTGAACGAAGCGAGAATAATGCGCGGCTGATCGACGCGGGCTTTCGCATCGCGCTCACGCGGTCGCAGACGGCGCCCGCCGAATGGCGCTCGATATTGGAGACCGCGGGGGTCGATCAGGCATTCCTGGCGACGCACGATGATTACAGCTCCGCGCGCGTGGTCGATTTCCTGCTGCGCGACCCGGCCAACCCGTCGAGCATCCTGTCGATCGTCAAGCACGCGCGCGACAATGCGCGCACCGCGCGCACCGCACTGACGCGCGAGGTGTGGGAGGCGGTGAATACGAGCTGGATGACGTTGACCGACCTGCTCAAGCGGCCGGTGCGTGAGGACGATCTGCCCGACGTGCTCGCCGCGATCCGCCAGCAGAGTGCGCAGGTGCGCGGTGCGCTGACCGGCACGATGCTGCGCAACGATGGTTATAATTTCGCGCGGCTGGGCACTTTCCTCGAACGCGCCGACAACACGGCGCGCATTCTCGACGTAAAATATTATCTGCTGCTGCCCTCGGTCGCGCATATCGGCACCTCGATCGACAATGTGCAGTGGGAAACGATCCTGCGGTCGGTCTCGGCGCACCGCGCCTATCGCTGGCTTTACGGGGCCGAGATCAGCGCGCTCAAGATCGCCGAATTCCTGATCCTCTATGGCCAGATGCCGCGCAGCCTCGCCTTTTGCTGCGCCAAGATGCAGGATAATCTTGCCTGGCTGCAGCGCGGCTATGGCGAAGAGACCGAGGCAGGGCGGATGGCCGACGCCCTGTGCCGGCAAAAGCTCGCGGGGCCGATCCAGGCGATCTTCGATGGTGGCCTGCACGAATATCTGACCGATTTCCTGTCCGCCAATTCGGCGCTCGCGATGCAGATCGAGCGCGATTACCGTTTCGTGGAGTGA
- the secA gene encoding preprotein translocase subunit SecA, whose product MFGSIAKSLFGSSNDRYVNSIRKTVAKINAFEPEMEAKSDEELKAQTPKFRARLDAGETLDDILPEAFATVREAAKRTLGMRHFDVQMIGGIVLHRGEIAEMATGEGKTLMATLPCYLNALESKGVHVVTVNDYLARRDAEWMGTVYGFLGLTTGIIVPNLNETERRAAYNSDITYATNNELGFDYLRDNMKYDRGQMVHRPFNFGIVDEVDSILIDEARTPLIISGPTDDKSELYIRVNEVVLQLGEEDYEKDEKAKSISLTEEGTEHVERLLENAGLLQGSNLYDIENTQVVHHVNQALKAIVMFRRDTDYIVKDGKVVIIDEFTGRMMDGRRWSDGLHQAVEAKEGVNIEPENQTLASITFQNYFRMYPKLSGMTGTAATEAAEFFEIYKMNVVTIPTNRPIARIDEEDEFYKNITDKFGAIARTIRDANERGQPVLVGTVSIEKSELLSSYLEKEGVPHSVLNARFHESEAHIVAQAGRAGAVTIATNMAGRGTDIKLGGSEEFRIEDELKDMPEGAERDAAEARIREEVAAEREAVKAAGGLFVLATERHESRRIDNQLRGRSGRQGDPGLSKFYLCLDDDLLRIFGPDTLFAKMMNKNLEDGEAIGSKWLSKAIETAQKKVEARNYDIRKQVVEYDNVMNDQRKVIYEQRGEIIDSETVDDAMTAMRAETVNAIVADACPPGSYPEQWDIEAMKERVANILDLSPPFDEWMQEDAVDAEVFEERIQQMADAAAAEKAAQVDQESWRGIEKSILLQTLDHHWKDHLATLDALRQAIFLRAYAQKQPINEYKAEAFGLFERMLQNIREDVTRTVARIDFQFQEPEPMPLPDLPDFLTTHIDPFTGEDNSADIDGGSLGVIADTLPPMQVPRPDLPEGENPYAALEISRNAPCPCGSGRKYKHCHGQL is encoded by the coding sequence ATGTTCGGCAGCATTGCCAAGAGCCTGTTCGGCTCGTCCAACGACCGCTACGTCAATTCGATCCGCAAGACCGTCGCCAAGATCAACGCCTTCGAGCCCGAAATGGAGGCGAAGAGCGACGAGGAATTGAAGGCGCAGACCCCGAAGTTCCGCGCCCGGCTCGATGCCGGCGAAACGCTCGACGACATCCTGCCCGAAGCCTTTGCGACGGTTCGCGAAGCGGCAAAGCGCACGCTCGGCATGCGCCATTTCGACGTGCAGATGATTGGCGGCATCGTCCTCCACCGCGGCGAAATCGCCGAAATGGCGACGGGCGAAGGCAAGACGCTGATGGCGACTTTGCCCTGCTATCTGAATGCGCTCGAGAGCAAGGGCGTTCACGTCGTCACCGTGAACGATTATCTGGCCCGCCGCGACGCCGAATGGATGGGCACCGTTTATGGCTTTCTGGGGCTGACGACCGGGATCATCGTTCCCAACCTCAACGAAACCGAACGCCGCGCCGCCTATAACAGCGACATCACCTATGCGACGAACAACGAGCTGGGTTTCGACTATCTGCGCGACAACATGAAATATGACCGCGGCCAGATGGTCCACCGCCCGTTCAATTTCGGCATCGTCGACGAAGTTGATTCGATCCTGATCGACGAAGCGCGTACGCCGCTGATCATCTCCGGCCCGACCGACGACAAATCCGAACTCTATATCCGCGTCAACGAAGTGGTCCTTCAGCTCGGCGAAGAGGATTATGAGAAGGACGAAAAGGCGAAGTCGATCAGCCTGACCGAAGAAGGCACCGAGCATGTCGAGCGATTGCTCGAAAACGCCGGGCTGCTCCAAGGCAGCAACCTCTACGACATCGAGAACACGCAGGTCGTCCATCACGTCAACCAGGCGCTGAAAGCCATCGTGATGTTCCGCCGCGACACCGACTATATCGTCAAGGACGGCAAGGTTGTCATCATCGACGAATTCACCGGCCGCATGATGGATGGCCGCCGCTGGTCCGACGGCCTGCACCAGGCGGTCGAGGCGAAGGAGGGCGTGAATATCGAGCCCGAAAACCAGACGCTCGCCTCGATCACCTTCCAGAATTATTTCCGCATGTATCCCAAGCTGAGCGGGATGACCGGCACCGCGGCGACCGAGGCGGCCGAATTCTTCGAAATCTACAAGATGAACGTCGTCACCATCCCGACGAACCGCCCGATCGCGCGCATCGATGAGGAAGATGAATTCTACAAGAATATCACCGACAAGTTCGGCGCGATCGCACGCACGATCCGCGATGCGAACGAGCGCGGCCAGCCGGTGCTGGTCGGCACGGTGTCGATCGAGAAGTCCGAGCTTCTGTCCTCCTATCTCGAAAAGGAAGGCGTGCCGCACAGCGTCCTCAACGCGCGCTTCCATGAAAGCGAAGCGCATATCGTCGCGCAGGCCGGTCGCGCCGGCGCGGTGACGATCGCGACGAACATGGCGGGCCGCGGCACCGACATCAAACTCGGCGGCAGCGAAGAATTCCGCATCGAGGACGAGCTGAAGGACATGCCCGAAGGCGCCGAACGCGACGCCGCCGAGGCACGAATCCGCGAGGAAGTCGCCGCTGAGCGTGAGGCGGTGAAGGCCGCCGGCGGGTTGTTCGTGCTCGCCACCGAGCGCCACGAAAGCCGCCGCATCGACAACCAGCTGCGTGGCCGTTCGGGCCGTCAGGGCGACCCCGGCCTGTCGAAATTCTACCTCTGCCTCGACGACGATCTGCTTCGCATCTTCGGTCCCGACACGCTGTTCGCCAAGATGATGAACAAGAATCTCGAGGATGGCGAAGCGATCGGATCGAAGTGGCTGTCGAAGGCGATCGAGACCGCGCAGAAGAAGGTCGAGGCGCGCAACTACGACATCCGCAAGCAGGTCGTCGAATATGACAACGTCATGAACGACCAGCGCAAGGTGATCTACGAACAGCGCGGCGAGATCATCGACAGCGAAACGGTCGATGACGCGATGACGGCGATGCGTGCCGAAACGGTCAATGCGATCGTCGCCGATGCGTGCCCGCCGGGCAGCTATCCCGAGCAATGGGACATCGAGGCGATGAAGGAGCGGGTGGCGAACATCCTCGACCTCAGCCCGCCGTTCGATGAATGGATGCAGGAAGATGCGGTCGATGCCGAAGTCTTCGAGGAGCGCATCCAGCAGATGGCCGACGCGGCTGCGGCCGAAAAGGCGGCGCAGGTCGACCAGGAAAGCTGGCGCGGTATCGAAAAGTCGATCCTGCTCCAGACGCTGGACCATCATTGGAAGGACCATCTCGCGACGCTCGACGCATTGCGGCAGGCGATCTTCCTGCGCGCCTATGCGCAAAAGCAGCCGATCAACGAATATAAGGCCGAGGCTTTCGGGCTGTTCGAACGGATGCTGCAGAATATCCGCGAGGATGTAACGCGCACCGTGGCGCGGATCGATTTCCAGTTCCAGGAACCCGAACCGATGCCGTTGCCCGACCTGCCGGACTTCCTGACGACGCACATCGATCCCTTCACGGGCGAGGACAACAGCGCCGATATCGACGGCGGATCGCTGGGCGTGATCGCCGACACGCTGCCGCCGATGCAGGTGCCGCGCCCCGATCTTCCCGAAGGCGAAAATCCCTATGCGGCGCTGGAGATCAGCCGCAACGCGCCGTGCCCCTGTGGTTCGGGCCGCAAGTACAAGCACTGCCACGGGCAGCTTTGA
- the acs gene encoding acetate--CoA ligase, whose product MSELPPSEPFVPVPADAAANTHCSAADYDRLYAASIDDPDGFWADQAQRIDWMTPPTKIAGWSYDPVSIKWYEDGVLNLCHNALDRHVAAGHGMRTAIIFEPDAPDGEVRHISYAALLADTIRMANTLKKMGVRKGDRVTIYMPMIPEGAMAMLACARIGAIHSVIFGGFSPEAIHGRIEDCGSDWVICADEGLRGGKTIPLKANVDKALERVDVKGVLVIAHTGGDVAMREGRDHWYDALSADVSADCPCEPMGAEDPLFILYTSGSTGKPKGVLHTVGGYSVWTASTFWYGFDYRPGEIFWCTADIGWVTGHSYVVYGPLQNGATTLMFEGVPNYPDHDRFWQVVDKHRVNILYTAPTAIRALMREGDDYVTRHDLSTLRLLGSVGEPINPEAWRWYHQLVGKGRIPVVDTWWQTETGGIMITTLPGAHPMQPGSAGRPFFGVRPQLVDADGAVLADEQVGGATEGNLCITHSWPGQARTVYGDHDRFIQTYFSTYKGKYFTGDGCRRDAEGYWRITGRVDDVINVSGHRMGTAEVESALVLHDLVAEAAVVGFPHDIKGQGIYAYVTLNAGVEPTEEIAAALRQQVRTEIGPIATPDHIHLTPALPKTRSGKIMRRILRKIAENDFGSLGDTSTLADPSLVDGLIEGRKNR is encoded by the coding sequence GTGTCCGAACTACCCCCCTCCGAACCCTTCGTCCCCGTGCCCGCCGATGCCGCCGCGAACACGCATTGCAGCGCGGCCGACTATGACCGGCTCTACGCCGCCAGCATCGACGATCCCGACGGTTTCTGGGCCGATCAGGCACAGCGCATCGACTGGATGACGCCGCCAACGAAGATCGCGGGCTGGTCCTACGATCCCGTCAGCATCAAATGGTATGAGGACGGCGTTCTCAACCTTTGCCACAATGCGCTCGACCGCCATGTCGCCGCGGGCCATGGGATGCGCACCGCGATCATCTTCGAACCCGACGCCCCCGATGGCGAGGTGCGGCACATCAGCTATGCCGCGCTGCTCGCCGACACGATCCGCATGGCGAACACGCTCAAGAAGATGGGCGTCCGCAAGGGCGACCGCGTCACCATCTATATGCCAATGATCCCCGAAGGCGCGATGGCGATGCTCGCCTGCGCGCGCATCGGCGCGATCCACAGCGTCATCTTCGGCGGTTTTTCGCCCGAGGCGATCCACGGGCGGATCGAGGATTGCGGCAGCGACTGGGTGATCTGCGCTGACGAAGGGCTGCGCGGCGGCAAGACGATCCCATTGAAGGCCAATGTCGACAAGGCGCTCGAGCGCGTCGACGTAAAGGGCGTGCTCGTCATTGCCCACACCGGCGGCGACGTCGCGATGCGCGAAGGCCGCGACCATTGGTACGACGCGCTGTCGGCCGATGTCAGCGCGGACTGCCCGTGCGAACCGATGGGCGCCGAAGACCCGCTGTTCATCCTCTACACATCAGGCTCGACGGGCAAGCCCAAGGGCGTGCTGCACACTGTCGGTGGCTACAGCGTGTGGACCGCATCTACCTTCTGGTACGGGTTCGATTATCGGCCGGGTGAAATCTTCTGGTGCACCGCCGACATCGGCTGGGTCACGGGGCACAGCTATGTCGTCTACGGGCCGCTTCAGAATGGCGCGACGACGCTGATGTTCGAAGGCGTGCCCAATTATCCGGACCACGACCGCTTCTGGCAGGTCGTCGACAAACACCGGGTCAACATCCTCTACACCGCGCCGACGGCGATCCGCGCGCTGATGCGCGAAGGCGACGATTATGTGACACGCCACGACCTCTCGACGCTCCGGCTGCTCGGCAGCGTCGGCGAACCGATCAATCCCGAGGCATGGCGCTGGTATCACCAGCTCGTCGGCAAGGGCCGCATCCCCGTTGTCGATACCTGGTGGCAGACCGAGACCGGCGGCATCATGATCACGACGCTTCCCGGCGCGCATCCGATGCAGCCGGGCAGCGCGGGGCGCCCCTTCTTCGGGGTTCGGCCGCAGCTGGTCGATGCCGATGGCGCGGTGCTTGCCGACGAACAGGTCGGCGGCGCGACTGAGGGCAATCTGTGCATCACGCACAGCTGGCCGGGGCAGGCGCGGACGGTCTATGGCGACCATGACCGCTTCATCCAGACCTATTTTTCGACCTACAAGGGCAAATATTTCACCGGCGACGGCTGCCGCCGCGATGCCGAGGGCTATTGGCGGATCACCGGGCGGGTCGACGATGTCATCAACGTCTCGGGCCACCGTATGGGCACTGCCGAGGTCGAAAGCGCGCTCGTGCTGCACGACCTGGTCGCCGAAGCCGCGGTCGTCGGCTTCCCGCACGACATCAAGGGTCAGGGCATCTACGCCTATGTCACACTCAACGCCGGGGTCGAGCCGACCGAAGAGATTGCCGCCGCGCTGCGGCAGCAGGTGCGCACGGAAATCGGCCCGATCGCGACGCCCGACCATATCCACCTGACCCCCGCCCTTCCCAAGACCCGGTCGGGCAAGATCATGCGGCGGATACTGCGCAAGATCGCGGAGAATGACTTCGGCTCGCTCGGCGACACGTCGACGCTGGCGGACCCGAGCCTGGTCGACGGGCTGATCGAAGGGCGGAAGAACCGGTAA
- a CDS encoding proteasome-type protease, producing MTYCVGMRLNKGLVFMSDTRTNAGVDDISQVRKMRSWHVPGERVITLMSAGNLATTQAVVSLLDERTKAPEERQPSILQAPSMFQVATIVGETLRQIVLRYGAEGPAAESIFRASLIVGGQIAGAEPRLFLIYPEGNFIEAGEDNPFFQIGETKYGRPIIVRSYDPAMSFEDAVKLLCVSFDSTIRANAGVDLPIDLKVHERDDFHGVHERRFERDDPYFHNVSHGWAEALGIALAELPDFHF from the coding sequence ATGACCTATTGCGTGGGCATGCGTTTGAACAAGGGGCTGGTGTTCATGTCGGACACCCGCACCAACGCCGGCGTCGACGACATATCGCAGGTGCGCAAGATGCGCAGCTGGCACGTGCCGGGCGAGCGCGTGATCACGCTGATGTCGGCGGGCAATCTGGCGACCACGCAAGCGGTCGTCAGCCTGCTCGACGAACGCACCAAGGCGCCTGAAGAACGCCAACCGTCGATCCTGCAGGCGCCGTCGATGTTCCAAGTCGCGACGATCGTCGGGGAAACGCTGCGCCAGATCGTGCTGCGCTACGGCGCCGAAGGGCCGGCCGCCGAATCGATCTTTCGCGCCTCGTTGATCGTCGGCGGGCAGATTGCCGGCGCCGAACCGCGCCTGTTCCTGATCTATCCCGAGGGCAATTTCATCGAAGCGGGGGAGGATAATCCCTTCTTCCAGATCGGCGAAACCAAATATGGCCGCCCGATCATCGTGCGGTCCTACGATCCCGCCATGTCGTTCGAGGATGCGGTCAAGCTGCTGTGCGTCTCGTTCGATTCGACGATCCGCGCCAACGCCGGGGTCGATCTGCCGATCGACCTGAAGGTCCACGAACGCGACGATTTCCACGGCGTCCACGAACGCCGTTTCGAACGCGACGATCCCTATTTCCACAATGTGTCGCACGGCTGGGCCGAGGCGCTGGGCATCGCCCTGGCCGAACTGCCGGACTTCCATTTCTAA
- a CDS encoding amidohydrolase family protein — protein MMDNPAQRAAVIDMHSHFFPAMDAAYRARAEADGLPWLRDDGDGSGFIMSGAKMFRPVDDILWNPARRVEALDQQGIDLQIICATPIMFGYSRPAGQALECAQRFNDAALEFCGHAPHRMKALAQVPLQDIDRSCGEVSRAMECGHLGVQIGNHMGLRNLDDEGILTFLTHCAEVGAAVLVHPWDMMARERMPKYMLPWLVAMPAETQLSILSLILSGAFERLPKSLRICFGHGGGSFAFLLGRVENAWKYRDIVRVDCPNPPSTYVDRFFVDSAVFDPRALTLLVEVMGEDRVLLGSDHPFPLGEQDIGQLVRDHSGLSGAQKAKIFSGNSRRFLNL, from the coding sequence ATGATGGACAATCCAGCGCAACGGGCGGCCGTGATCGACATGCACAGCCACTTCTTTCCGGCGATGGATGCCGCCTATCGCGCCCGCGCCGAAGCCGACGGCCTGCCGTGGCTGCGCGATGACGGCGACGGCAGCGGCTTCATCATGTCGGGCGCCAAGATGTTCCGCCCCGTCGACGATATATTGTGGAATCCCGCGCGCCGCGTCGAAGCGCTCGACCAACAGGGGATCGACCTGCAAATCATCTGCGCGACGCCGATCATGTTCGGCTATAGTCGGCCCGCCGGGCAGGCGCTCGAATGTGCGCAGCGCTTCAATGACGCGGCGCTCGAATTTTGCGGCCACGCGCCGCATCGGATGAAGGCTCTGGCGCAGGTGCCGTTGCAGGATATCGACCGCTCGTGCGGCGAGGTCAGCCGCGCGATGGAATGCGGCCATCTTGGCGTCCAGATCGGCAATCATATGGGGCTGCGCAACCTCGACGATGAAGGCATCCTGACCTTTCTCACCCACTGCGCCGAAGTGGGTGCGGCGGTGCTCGTCCATCCGTGGGACATGATGGCGCGCGAACGCATGCCCAAATATATGCTGCCCTGGCTCGTCGCGATGCCCGCCGAGACGCAGCTTTCGATCCTGTCGCTGATCCTGTCGGGCGCGTTCGAGCGCCTGCCGAAAAGCCTGCGCATCTGTTTCGGTCACGGCGGCGGCAGTTTCGCCTTTCTGCTCGGCCGCGTCGAAAATGCCTGGAAATATCGCGACATCGTCCGTGTCGATTGCCCGAACCCGCCCTCGACCTATGTCGATCGCTTTTTCGTCGATTCAGCGGTGTTCGACCCGCGCGCGCTGACCCTGCTCGTCGAAGTGATGGGCGAAGACCGTGTGTTGCTCGGTTCGGACCACCCGTTCCCACTCGGCGAACAGGACATCGGCCAGCTCGTTCGCGATCACAGCGGTCTGTCGGGCGCGCAGAAGGCCAAGATATTCAGCGGCAATTCGCGCAGGTTTCTGAATCTGTAG
- a CDS encoding transglutaminase family protein yields the protein MFLRVDHTTHYRYDAPVGYALQQLRLTPKDRPGQQRIHDWTIEVEGGEKQLHYVDHHGNGVDLIAVHGGDAELVIRCHGAVELLTTDGVIGAHRGAMPLWTFLRPTPLTRAGRGVRALTAGLGRDFANDIERAHALSAAILDRLAYRIGVTDAETTAEQALGGEGGVCQDHAHIFIAAMRHLGHPARYVSGYLSMDDRTHQDATHAWAEAHFDHIGWIGFDVSNGHSPDERYIRVATGLDYRDAAPVRGMRYGAAQENLVVQLQVQQ from the coding sequence ATGTTCCTGCGTGTCGATCATACCACCCATTATCGTTATGACGCTCCCGTCGGCTATGCGCTGCAACAACTGCGCCTGACCCCCAAGGACCGGCCGGGCCAGCAGCGGATCCACGACTGGACGATCGAGGTCGAGGGCGGGGAAAAGCAGCTCCATTATGTCGATCATCACGGCAATGGCGTCGATCTGATCGCGGTGCACGGCGGCGATGCCGAACTTGTCATCCGGTGCCACGGCGCGGTCGAACTGCTCACCACAGACGGGGTGATCGGGGCGCATCGCGGGGCGATGCCGCTGTGGACCTTCCTCCGCCCGACGCCGCTGACGCGTGCGGGACGGGGCGTGCGCGCGCTGACCGCCGGATTGGGCCGCGACTTCGCGAACGATATCGAACGCGCGCATGCGCTGTCGGCGGCGATCCTCGACCGGCTGGCCTATCGCATCGGCGTCACCGATGCCGAGACAACCGCCGAACAGGCGCTGGGGGGCGAGGGCGGGGTGTGTCAGGATCACGCCCATATCTTCATCGCCGCGATGCGCCATCTGGGCCACCCTGCGCGTTATGTTTCGGGCTATCTCAGCATGGACGACCGCACCCATCAGGACGCCACCCACGCCTGGGCGGAGGCGCATTTCGACCATATCGGCTGGATCGGCTTCGACGTCAGCAACGGCCATTCGCCCGACGAGCGCTATATCCGCGTCGCGACGGGGCTCGATTATCGCGATGCCGCCCCGGTTCGCGGCATGCGCTATGGTGCGGCGCAGGAAAATCTGGTTGTCCAATTGCAGGTGCAGCAATAA
- a CDS encoding circularly permuted type 2 ATP-grasp protein produces MITGGGGTRPPYREYCEWFDAEDAQRIQRKTQQAEAFFRTTGITFNVYGEADADERLIPFDVVPRIIAAGEWRRLSRGIEQRVRALNAFLYDIYHRQEILRAGRVPTALIARNDAFLPMMMGMDPPGGVYTHISGIDIVRTGADEFYVLEDNARTPSGVSYMLENRETMLQMFPELFAKVPVREVGDYPINLLKSLSACAPPMCGGTPTVAVLTPGIHNSAYFEHSFLADQMGAELVEGHDLRVVDGRVAMRTTQGYRAIDVLYRRVDDDFLDPLNFRPDSMLGVPGIWDVYRAGGITIANAPGTGIADDKALYSYMPDIIEFYTGEKALLPNVPTWRCSEPEHLREVLDRLPELVVKEVHGSGGYGMLVGPAASRKEIAAFRAKLEANPGNYIAQPTLSLSTVPIFTKKGLAPRHVDLRPFVLMSPQGITITPGGLTRVAMTRGSLVVNSSQGGGTKDTWVLED; encoded by the coding sequence ATGATAACCGGGGGTGGCGGGACCAGGCCGCCCTATCGCGAATATTGCGAATGGTTCGATGCCGAGGATGCCCAGCGCATCCAGCGCAAGACGCAGCAGGCCGAAGCCTTTTTTCGCACCACTGGCATTACCTTCAACGTCTATGGCGAGGCCGACGCCGACGAGCGGCTGATCCCGTTCGACGTCGTGCCGCGGATCATCGCGGCGGGTGAGTGGCGCCGCCTGTCGCGCGGGATCGAGCAGCGGGTGCGCGCGCTCAACGCCTTTCTCTACGATATCTATCACCGGCAGGAGATTTTGCGTGCCGGCCGGGTGCCGACCGCGTTGATTGCGCGCAACGATGCCTTCCTGCCGATGATGATGGGCATGGATCCGCCGGGCGGCGTCTATACCCATATCAGCGGCATCGATATCGTCCGCACCGGCGCCGACGAATTCTATGTGCTGGAGGATAATGCCCGCACCCCGTCGGGGGTGTCCTACATGCTCGAGAATCGCGAAACGATGCTCCAGATGTTTCCGGAGCTGTTCGCGAAAGTACCGGTGCGCGAGGTCGGCGACTATCCGATCAACCTCCTGAAATCGCTGTCGGCCTGTGCGCCGCCGATGTGCGGCGGTACGCCGACCGTCGCGGTGTTGACGCCGGGCATCCACAACAGCGCCTATTTCGAGCACAGCTTCCTTGCCGATCAGATGGGCGCCGAACTGGTTGAAGGGCATGACCTGCGCGTCGTCGATGGCCGGGTCGCGATGCGCACGACGCAGGGCTATCGCGCGATCGACGTCCTTTACCGCCGCGTCGACGATGATTTCCTCGACCCGCTGAATTTCCGTCCCGATTCGATGCTGGGGGTGCCGGGGATATGGGACGTCTATCGCGCCGGCGGCATCACGATTGCCAATGCGCCGGGGACCGGGATCGCCGATGACAAGGCGCTCTATAGTTACATGCCCGACATCATCGAATTCTACACCGGCGAAAAGGCGCTGTTGCCCAACGTGCCGACGTGGCGATGCAGCGAGCCCGAACATCTGCGCGAGGTGCTCGACCGGCTTCCCGAACTGGTGGTGAAGGAAGTGCACGGGTCGGGCGGCTATGGAATGCTCGTCGGGCCGGCCGCGAGCCGGAAGGAAATCGCAGCGTTCCGCGCCAAGCTGGAGGCCAACCCCGGCAATTATATCGCCCAGCCGACCCTGTCGCTTTCGACGGTCCCGATCTTCACCAAAAAGGGCCTTGCGCCGCGGCATGTCGATCTGCGTCCCTTTGTCCTGATGTCGCCGCAGGGCATCACCATCACCCCCGGCGGCCTGACGCGCGTCGCGATGACCAGGGGATCGCTGGTCGTGAACAGCAGCCAAGGTGGCGGCACCAAGGACACCTGGGTGTTGGAGGACTGA
- a CDS encoding SDR family oxidoreductase — protein sequence MARKAIFITGGGSGIGRATAQYFAAQGWFVGIADVNKQGIDETAALLPDGASSRHVMDVRDRDQWKAALAEFAAASGGRLDVLFNNAGIGSGGQFLDMPPEEADRLIAINFGGVVNGIYMAMPLLRATPGSAILNTGSASGFYGVAGLAVYSATKFAVRGLTEGLEIEFAKYGIKVRSLMPGFIDTPLLDQVSADSNEPARDRLSASGFEISPVQDVAKAAWDAVHGDRVHVPVGKMARRLGRLARFFPGLIAKQSKKIDGLGGAAAH from the coding sequence ATGGCACGGAAGGCGATATTCATCACCGGCGGCGGATCGGGCATCGGCCGCGCCACCGCGCAATATTTTGCGGCGCAGGGCTGGTTCGTCGGGATCGCCGACGTCAACAAGCAGGGCATCGACGAAACCGCCGCGCTGCTTCCCGACGGCGCCTCGTCGCGCCACGTCATGGACGTACGCGACCGCGACCAATGGAAAGCTGCCCTTGCCGAATTCGCAGCCGCGAGCGGCGGTCGCCTCGACGTCCTGTTCAACAACGCCGGTATCGGATCGGGCGGCCAGTTCCTCGACATGCCGCCCGAAGAGGCGGACCGGCTGATTGCGATCAATTTCGGTGGCGTCGTCAACGGCATCTACATGGCGATGCCGTTGCTGCGCGCGACCCCCGGATCGGCGATCCTCAACACCGGATCGGCGTCGGGCTTCTATGGCGTCGCCGGGCTTGCCGTCTATTCGGCGACGAAGTTCGCGGTGCGCGGGCTGACCGAGGGGCTGGAGATCGAGTTCGCCAAATATGGGATCAAGGTTCGCTCGCTGATGCCCGGCTTCATCGACACGCCTTTGCTCGACCAGGTCAGCGCCGACAGCAACGAGCCGGCCCGCGACCGCCTGTCGGCGAGCGGTTTCGAAATCTCGCCGGTGCAAGATGTCGCAAAGGCAGCATGGGATGCCGTTCACGGCGACCGCGTGCATGTCCCCGTCGGCAAGATGGCGCGCCGCCTCGGCCGCCTCGCGCGCTTCTTCCCAGGCCTGATCGCCAAGCAATCGAAAAAGATCGACGGCCTCGGCGGCGCGGCGGCGCATTGA